From the genome of Longispora fulva:
GGGCCTGGCGGTTGCCCTGCGCGTCCTGCTACACGATTCTCTTCCACCTCGGTGGCGCGGTGGCCCGGCCCGACCCGGCCGACGCCGCGTTCGAGGACCGCACGGCGGAGCACGCGTTGAACGTCAACGCCGTCTGGCAGCCCGGTGAGGATCCCGACCCGCACATCGAGTGGGCACGTGAGCTGTGGTCGGCGATGGCTCCGCACGCCACCGGGGGCGTGTACGTCAACTTCCTCGGGTCCGAGGGCGAGGAGCGGGTCCGGGCGGCGTACGGCCCGGGGAAGCTGGCCCGGCTCGCGGCGGTGAAGGCCCGTTACGACCCGACGAACTTCTTCCGGGTCAACCAGAACATCGCGCCCGGGGCGCCGTGACCCTACCCGTGGGTAGGATGGCGCGCATGGACCTGCCTGACGTTTCCGCACTGACCGTCGCCATCCTCGGCGGTACCGGCGATCAGGGCAGGGGCCTCGCCCTCCGCCTGGTCAAGGCCGGCCAGCGGGTGCTGATCGGCTCCCGCACCGCCGAGCGCGGCCGGGCCGCAGGGGCTGAGGTCGGCGCCGAGGGTGGCGACAACGCCTCGGTCGCGGCGGCCGCCGACGTCGTCATCGTCGCGGTGCCCTGGGCCGGGCACGCCGAACTGCTCGCTGAACTGCGCGCGGAGCTCGTCGGGAAGATCGTGGTGGACTGCGTGAACCCGCTGGGTTTCGACAAGCAGGGTCCGTACGCGCTGGCGGTCGAGGAGGGCAGTGCGGCCCAGCAGGCGGCGGCGTTGCTGCCCGAGTCCCGGGTGACCGCGGCGTTCCACCATGTCAGCGCGCCGCTGCTGCTCGACCCCGAGGTGGCCAGCCTCGACATCGACGTGCTGGTGCTCGGCGATGACCGGGAGGCCGCGGCCGTCGTGCAGGCCCTCGCGGCGCGGATTCCCGGGATGCGCGGGATCTGGGCCGGCCGGCTGCGCAACGCGCACCAGGTGGAGGCGCTGACGGCGAACCTGATCGCGATCAACAAGCG
Proteins encoded in this window:
- the npdG gene encoding NADPH-dependent F420 reductase, with the protein product MDLPDVSALTVAILGGTGDQGRGLALRLVKAGQRVLIGSRTAERGRAAGAEVGAEGGDNASVAAAADVVIVAVPWAGHAELLAELRAELVGKIVVDCVNPLGFDKQGPYALAVEEGSAAQQAAALLPESRVTAAFHHVSAPLLLDPEVASLDIDVLVLGDDREAAAVVQALAARIPGMRGIWAGRLRNAHQVEALTANLIAINKRYKAHAGVRVTDV